In Ilumatobacter fluminis, the following proteins share a genomic window:
- a CDS encoding patatin-like phospholipase family protein — MTTDPATGKRVALALGSGGARGYAHIGVIQELEEHGFEIVGIAGSSMGALIGGLHAVNGLDEFADWAVTLTQRDVLRMLDPTLMGPGMVRAAKIFGKLGELVGDVLIEDLPIPYTAVAADLTRRKEVWFQRGRLDAAIRASSAIPGVITPVVVNGRLLADGGLVDPLPVVATAGIEADVVVGVGLAGEHLSVAGWPDAPAREEAAVDDEEVRPDSELVRTLNRWMGNVRSQLTDTDAADAPAYDPPPAGLKTRDVVDLSLDTLRSVVAKYRLAGYPPDVLITIPRDAGGTLDFHRAADLIALGRERTKAALQVG; from the coding sequence GTGACGACCGATCCGGCAACCGGCAAACGCGTGGCGCTCGCTCTCGGGAGCGGAGGCGCCCGCGGCTACGCGCACATCGGCGTCATCCAGGAGCTCGAGGAGCACGGGTTCGAGATCGTGGGCATCGCCGGTTCGTCGATGGGCGCGCTGATCGGCGGACTCCACGCGGTGAACGGTCTCGACGAGTTCGCCGACTGGGCCGTGACACTGACCCAGCGCGACGTGCTGCGGATGCTCGACCCGACGCTCATGGGTCCGGGCATGGTGCGTGCCGCCAAGATCTTCGGCAAGCTCGGCGAACTGGTCGGCGATGTCCTGATCGAAGACCTGCCGATCCCGTACACCGCCGTCGCCGCCGACCTGACCCGACGCAAGGAGGTCTGGTTCCAGCGCGGCCGACTCGACGCAGCGATCCGTGCGTCGTCGGCCATCCCCGGGGTCATCACCCCGGTCGTCGTCAACGGTCGGCTGCTCGCCGACGGTGGATTGGTCGACCCACTCCCGGTCGTGGCAACGGCCGGCATCGAGGCCGACGTCGTCGTCGGGGTCGGACTCGCCGGCGAGCACCTGAGCGTGGCCGGTTGGCCGGATGCACCGGCACGGGAGGAGGCGGCGGTCGACGACGAAGAAGTCCGACCCGACAGCGAGCTCGTCCGGACGTTGAACCGGTGGATGGGGAACGTGCGCAGCCAGCTGACCGACACCGACGCGGCAGACGCACCGGCGTACGATCCGCCTCCGGCCGGGTTGAAGACACGCGACGTCGTCGACCTGTCGCTCGACACGCTCCGCAGCGTCGTCGCCAAATACCGGCTGGCGGGCTACCCGCCCGACGTGCTCATCACGATCCCACGCGACGCCGGCGGCACCCTCGACTTCCACCGCGCCGCCGACCTGATCGCCCTCGGCCGAGAACGAACGAAAGCCGCCCTCCAGGTCGGTTGA
- a CDS encoding SDR family NAD(P)-dependent oxidoreductase translates to MDPLFDFSGKVVLVTGGSRGLGYEMVKAFAERGADVVIASRKLENCEAVADEVRALGRRALAVQVHAAKWDSIDALIDRTYDEFGRIDVCINNAGMGPAAPSHEVTEALFDSVVGLNFKGPFRMASQVAKRMSDGDGGVIINVTSSGSLLPLPHVVPYGSAKAALNQMGRSLAAEYGPTVRINTLSPGPFLTDISKAWTDEARETADNALRRPGDPDEIVTAALFLASPASTFVTGGLVRVDGGMPIGQ, encoded by the coding sequence ATGGATCCGTTGTTCGACTTCTCGGGGAAGGTCGTGCTCGTCACCGGCGGGAGCCGGGGGTTGGGGTACGAGATGGTCAAGGCATTCGCCGAGCGCGGCGCCGACGTGGTGATCGCGAGTCGCAAGCTCGAGAACTGCGAGGCCGTCGCCGACGAGGTGCGTGCCCTCGGACGCCGCGCACTGGCGGTACAGGTACACGCCGCGAAGTGGGACTCGATCGACGCACTCATCGACCGCACCTACGACGAGTTCGGCCGCATCGACGTCTGCATCAACAACGCCGGCATGGGGCCGGCAGCACCCAGCCACGAGGTGACCGAGGCCCTGTTCGACAGCGTCGTCGGCCTCAATTTCAAGGGCCCGTTCCGCATGGCGTCGCAGGTGGCGAAGCGGATGAGCGACGGCGACGGCGGCGTGATCATCAACGTCACCTCGTCGGGCTCGCTGCTCCCCCTCCCGCACGTCGTGCCCTATGGCTCGGCGAAGGCGGCGTTGAACCAGATGGGGCGCTCGCTCGCCGCCGAGTACGGCCCGACGGTGCGCATCAACACCTTGTCGCCCGGGCCGTTCCTCACCGACATCTCGAAGGCGTGGACCGACGAGGCCCGCGAGACGGCCGACAATGCGCTCCGGCGTCCGGGCGACCCCGACGAGATCGTCACCGCGGCACTCTTCCTGGCCAGTCCGGCGTCGACGTTCGTCACCGGCGGACTGGTGCGGGTCGACGGCGGCATGCCGATCGGCCAGTAG
- a CDS encoding rhamnulokinase, whose protein sequence is MAIVAAIDCGATSVRVCRVDLEAPSLVPEVVHRVAHTPRRDAAGHLRWDWTAITSAVELGLERCLELGPIDSIGVDTWAVDYGLLDGDGHLIADPFSYRDERTSGYRALVDEFGATRMYESNGLQLQPFNTIFQLAVHDRAEMERAERLLWLPELLVHHLCGATVTERTSAGCSGLVDVSTGAWSRELCDLAGIDSRMLGEIVPAGRVVGEWRGVPVSLVAGHDTASAVAGMGPSISGGSAFVATGTWMLAGIERDAADTSSWARRRNFTNEAAALGGFRFLRNVTGFWLLEQCRTEWRLDVGELVGRATAVEAKVPIVDVDDESLRSPDDMLTAYTTLAGLRRDTDPALVTRSIVESVAVRTADVLAEVEVAQPFDDVVLFGGAARIELLVARLRNFTRRAIRVGPAEAAALGNALVQGVAIGALSTLDAGRERITGSVYPKNDRRTAP, encoded by the coding sequence GTGGCGATCGTCGCAGCGATCGACTGCGGAGCGACCTCGGTCCGCGTGTGTCGCGTCGATCTCGAGGCGCCGAGCCTCGTCCCCGAGGTGGTCCACCGTGTTGCGCACACCCCCCGGCGCGACGCGGCGGGCCACCTCCGTTGGGACTGGACCGCGATCACCTCCGCCGTGGAGCTCGGCCTCGAACGGTGTCTCGAACTCGGGCCGATCGACTCGATCGGGGTCGACACCTGGGCGGTCGACTACGGCTTGCTCGACGGTGACGGGCACCTGATCGCCGACCCGTTCTCGTACCGCGACGAACGGACGAGCGGCTATCGAGCACTCGTCGACGAGTTCGGTGCGACTCGCATGTACGAATCGAACGGGCTCCAGCTGCAACCGTTCAACACGATCTTCCAGCTCGCTGTCCACGACCGCGCCGAGATGGAACGTGCCGAGCGTCTGCTCTGGCTCCCCGAGTTGCTCGTCCACCACCTGTGCGGTGCGACGGTGACCGAGCGGACCAGCGCCGGCTGCTCGGGCCTGGTCGACGTGTCGACCGGCGCGTGGTCGCGCGAGCTGTGCGATCTCGCCGGAATCGACTCCCGGATGCTCGGGGAGATCGTGCCGGCAGGACGCGTCGTCGGCGAGTGGCGCGGCGTGCCGGTCTCGCTCGTTGCTGGCCATGACACGGCATCGGCCGTGGCGGGGATGGGCCCCTCGATCTCGGGCGGCTCGGCATTCGTGGCCACCGGCACGTGGATGCTCGCCGGGATCGAACGCGACGCTGCTGACACCTCGTCGTGGGCACGACGCCGGAATTTCACCAACGAGGCGGCAGCGCTCGGCGGTTTCCGGTTCTTGCGCAACGTCACCGGCTTCTGGCTGCTCGAGCAGTGTCGAACCGAGTGGCGGCTCGATGTGGGCGAGCTCGTGGGGCGTGCCACGGCGGTCGAGGCGAAGGTGCCGATCGTCGACGTCGACGACGAGTCGCTCCGATCGCCCGACGACATGCTCACGGCGTACACGACCCTGGCGGGTCTTCGCAGGGACACCGATCCAGCGCTGGTGACACGCAGCATCGTCGAGTCGGTCGCAGTGAGGACCGCCGACGTGCTCGCCGAGGTCGAGGTGGCGCAGCCCTTCGACGACGTCGTCCTGTTCGGCGGTGCGGCTCGCATCGAGCTGCTCGTCGCTCGGCTGCGCAACTTCACCCGGCGGGCGATTCGGGTCGGTCCGGCGGAGGCCGCCGCACTCGGCAACGCGCTCGTGCAGGGCGTCGCGATCGGCGCGCTGTCGACGCTCGACGCCGGACGCGAGAGAATCACCGGCAGCGTGTACCCGAAGAACGATCGCCGAACAGCACCATGA
- a CDS encoding ABC transporter ATP-binding protein, translated as MPTEKSRDAGAALRRLREIIGPEQRWIVLSLFLTVISVACVVVGPRLLGEATDIIVSGALAGDIDTGRLADQLILVGAIYVASWVFGYAQGYIVAGSIQRSMFRLREAVENKLHSLPISYIDRQERGDLLSRVTNDIDNLAQSLQQTTSQIVTSLLTLIGVTVMMFTISPLLAVIALVTVPTSVWLMKVISKRARPRFIAQWGHTGSLNAQAEEVFTGHAVVKAFGRQDDVEERFRNENDELYEASRSAQFTASLIQPMMVFMGNLQFVIIAVAGGLRISAGAITVGDMQAMIQYARQFSQPLTHLASMAATFQSGLASLERVVELLDAEEQSPEAPATVDPQPVRGRIVFDDVSFSYDPDTPLIEHLSLTAEPGQTIAIVGPTGAGKTTLVNLLMRFYELDGGTISIDGRDIASIPRSELRSEMGMVLQDTWLFGGTIRDNLAYGRPSATEAEIHEAAEIAYVDRFVHSLPDGYDTVINDEGDNVSAGEKQLLTIARAFLNDPSILILDEATSSVDTRTEVLIQEAMNRLRSQRTSFVIAHRLSTIRGADVILVMDGGRIVEQGNHDELMAADGAYARLHQAQFAGQAT; from the coding sequence ATGCCGACCGAGAAGAGCCGCGACGCCGGTGCGGCACTGCGCCGCCTGCGCGAGATCATCGGCCCCGAACAGCGCTGGATCGTGCTCTCGCTGTTCCTCACTGTGATCAGCGTGGCCTGCGTCGTCGTCGGCCCACGCCTGCTCGGTGAGGCGACCGACATCATCGTGAGCGGCGCGCTCGCCGGCGACATCGACACCGGCCGACTCGCCGACCAGCTCATCCTCGTCGGCGCGATCTACGTGGCGTCGTGGGTGTTCGGCTACGCCCAGGGCTACATCGTCGCCGGGTCGATCCAACGATCGATGTTCCGGCTCCGCGAAGCCGTCGAGAACAAGCTGCACTCGCTGCCGATCTCGTACATCGACCGCCAGGAGCGTGGCGACCTGCTGAGCCGGGTCACGAACGACATCGACAACCTCGCCCAGAGCCTGCAGCAGACGACGAGCCAGATCGTCACGTCGCTGCTCACCCTGATCGGTGTGACCGTCATGATGTTCACGATCTCGCCCCTGTTGGCGGTGATCGCACTCGTCACCGTGCCGACGTCGGTGTGGTTGATGAAGGTCATCTCGAAGCGGGCCCGGCCCCGCTTCATCGCCCAGTGGGGACACACCGGGTCGCTCAACGCGCAGGCCGAGGAGGTGTTCACCGGCCACGCCGTCGTAAAGGCGTTCGGTCGCCAGGACGACGTCGAGGAACGGTTCCGGAACGAGAACGACGAGCTCTACGAGGCGAGCCGGTCGGCCCAGTTCACGGCCAGTCTGATCCAGCCGATGATGGTCTTCATGGGCAACCTGCAGTTCGTGATCATCGCGGTCGCCGGCGGTCTCCGGATCTCGGCCGGGGCGATCACGGTCGGCGACATGCAGGCGATGATCCAGTACGCCCGCCAGTTCTCCCAGCCGCTCACCCATCTCGCGTCGATGGCGGCCACGTTCCAGTCGGGCCTCGCCTCGCTGGAGCGGGTCGTCGAACTGCTCGACGCCGAGGAACAGTCACCGGAAGCCCCGGCGACGGTCGATCCGCAGCCGGTGCGGGGCCGCATCGTGTTCGACGACGTGTCGTTCTCGTACGACCCCGACACACCGCTCATCGAGCACCTGTCGCTGACCGCGGAACCCGGCCAGACGATCGCGATCGTCGGCCCCACGGGCGCCGGCAAGACGACACTCGTCAACCTGCTGATGCGGTTCTACGAACTCGACGGCGGCACGATCAGCATCGACGGCCGCGACATCGCGTCGATCCCGCGCAGCGAGCTGCGTTCGGAGATGGGCATGGTGCTGCAGGACACGTGGTTGTTCGGCGGGACGATCCGCGACAACCTCGCCTACGGCCGACCCTCGGCCACCGAGGCCGAGATCCACGAAGCCGCCGAGATCGCCTACGTCGACCGGTTCGTCCACTCCCTCCCCGACGGCTATGACACGGTCATCAACGACGAGGGCGACAACGTGTCGGCCGGCGAGAAGCAGTTGCTCACGATCGCCCGGGCATTCCTGAACGACCCGTCGATCCTGATCCTCGACGAGGCGACCAGCTCGGTCGACACCCGCACCGAGGTCCTCATCCAGGAGGCGATGAACCGGCTCCGCTCGCAGCGCACCAGCTTCGTGATCGCCCACCGTCTCTCCACCATCCGCGGTGCCGACGTCATCTTGGTGATGGACGGCGGCCGGATCGTCGAACAGGGCAACCACGACGAACTGATGGCCGCCGACGGCGCATACGCCCGCCTCCACCAAGCCCAGTTCGCCGGCCAAGCCACCTGA
- a CDS encoding enoyl-CoA hydratase/isomerase family protein, producing MGEYEDLIVDRRGHVDIVTLNRPDARNALTHRTYAELTYAVETTTARCLVITGADPAFCSGDDVKRVMVASGEQTADRLRTEPRITPAAGALLATDVPVIAAVNGAAVGWGMELALMADIRIASDRAKLGELFVKRGLCCDVAGIGRLAGIAGRETAAELLFTGRVVGADEAHRLRLVSRVVPHDTLLATAFALADEIADNPPLAVRQLKAGLRRALDPDWDELGRWVSATLGELFRTDDHREGVAAFLEKRPPNFVGR from the coding sequence ATGGGGGAGTACGAAGACCTGATCGTCGACCGACGCGGCCATGTCGACATCGTCACGCTGAACCGACCCGACGCTCGCAACGCACTGACGCACCGCACCTACGCCGAACTGACGTATGCGGTCGAGACCACGACGGCGCGATGCCTCGTCATCACGGGTGCCGACCCAGCCTTCTGCTCCGGCGACGACGTCAAGCGGGTGATGGTCGCGTCGGGTGAACAGACCGCCGATCGCCTGCGCACGGAGCCACGCATCACACCGGCGGCGGGTGCCCTCCTGGCCACCGACGTGCCGGTGATCGCCGCAGTGAACGGTGCAGCGGTCGGGTGGGGGATGGAGCTGGCGCTCATGGCCGACATCCGCATCGCGTCCGACCGGGCGAAGCTCGGTGAGCTGTTCGTGAAACGAGGGTTGTGCTGCGATGTCGCCGGCATCGGCCGGCTCGCCGGGATCGCCGGTCGTGAGACCGCCGCCGAGCTGCTGTTCACCGGTCGTGTCGTCGGCGCCGACGAGGCGCACCGGCTCCGGTTGGTGTCACGCGTGGTCCCGCACGACACACTGCTGGCCACGGCGTTCGCCCTCGCCGACGAGATCGCCGACAATCCTCCGCTGGCCGTGCGGCAGCTCAAGGCCGGTTTACGCAGGGCGCTCGATCCCGATTGGGACGAACTCGGTCGGTGGGTCAGCGCGACGCTCGGCGAGCTGTTCCGGACCGACGACCACCGCGAAGGAGTCGCCGCCTTCCTGGAGAAGCGCCCGCCGAACTTCGTCGGTCGCTGA
- a CDS encoding ABC transporter ATP-binding protein, with protein sequence MKLRQLIVNGLRPYRRELVLVLILQALQTTATLTLPGLNARLIDEGVLVGDNAEIWRVGAIMIAFSLVQVVFAIAAVWFGARVAMGFGRDIRRDLFHQVTDYSAREVGRFGAPSLITRITNDVQQVQQLVVLAATMMIAAPITMVVGVIMAMREDLGLSIVLVIAVPATVVVLGILIVQMVPAFQAMQVRIDKVNSVLREQITGMRVVRAFVREPEERVRFAEANAALTDVSLRAGRIMAAMFPTIGFMVNVSSIGVLWLGAGRIESGDLQVGSLVAYLSYLLQILIAVVMATFMVSMIPRASVAGERISEVLERPSTVTVPDDPVTDMPERGTVEFDQVDFRYAGADQPVLCDVSFRVGPGETLAVIGSTGAGKTTLVNLVARLFDATGGAVRVNGVDLKRLDPSLLWGHVGYVPQRAFLFSGTVASNLRFGRPDATDAELWEALEIAQAAGFVQSMPNGLDSPINQGGTNVSGGQRQRLSIARALVANPDIFVFDDSFSALDLATEARLRTALAPRTREAAVIVVAQRVSTIVGADQILVLEDGRVVGLGRHDELLEHCPTYAEILASQTGEEAAA encoded by the coding sequence ATGAAGCTTCGCCAACTGATCGTCAACGGGCTGCGGCCGTATCGCCGCGAACTCGTGCTCGTCCTGATCCTGCAGGCCTTGCAAACGACCGCCACGCTGACCCTGCCCGGCCTCAACGCCCGACTCATCGACGAGGGGGTCCTCGTCGGCGACAACGCCGAGATCTGGCGGGTGGGCGCGATCATGATCGCGTTCAGCCTCGTACAGGTCGTGTTCGCGATCGCCGCCGTCTGGTTCGGAGCACGCGTCGCCATGGGCTTCGGCCGCGACATCCGTCGCGACCTGTTCCACCAGGTCACCGACTACTCCGCTCGCGAGGTCGGCCGGTTCGGTGCCCCGTCGCTGATCACCCGCATCACCAACGACGTCCAGCAGGTGCAGCAACTCGTGGTCCTCGCGGCGACGATGATGATCGCCGCACCGATCACGATGGTGGTCGGCGTGATCATGGCGATGCGCGAAGACCTCGGGTTGTCGATCGTGCTCGTGATCGCCGTGCCGGCGACCGTTGTCGTGCTCGGCATCCTGATCGTCCAGATGGTCCCGGCCTTCCAGGCGATGCAGGTGCGCATCGACAAGGTGAACTCGGTGCTGCGCGAACAGATCACCGGCATGCGGGTCGTGCGGGCGTTCGTGCGCGAGCCGGAGGAGCGGGTGCGCTTCGCCGAGGCCAACGCCGCCCTGACCGACGTGTCGCTGCGAGCCGGGCGGATCATGGCGGCGATGTTCCCGACGATCGGCTTCATGGTCAACGTGTCGAGCATCGGTGTGCTGTGGCTCGGCGCCGGCCGGATCGAGAGCGGCGACCTGCAGGTCGGGTCGCTCGTCGCCTACCTGTCGTATCTGCTCCAGATCCTGATCGCCGTCGTGATGGCCACGTTCATGGTCTCGATGATCCCGCGTGCGTCCGTGGCGGGCGAACGCATCTCCGAAGTGCTGGAGCGTCCCTCGACGGTGACGGTGCCGGACGATCCGGTCACCGACATGCCCGAACGGGGCACGGTCGAGTTCGATCAGGTCGACTTCCGGTACGCGGGCGCCGACCAGCCGGTGCTCTGCGACGTGTCGTTCCGGGTCGGGCCCGGCGAGACGCTCGCCGTCATCGGCAGCACGGGCGCCGGCAAAACCACGCTCGTGAACCTCGTCGCCCGCCTGTTCGACGCGACCGGTGGCGCCGTGCGGGTGAACGGCGTCGACCTCAAGCGGCTCGATCCGTCGCTGCTGTGGGGTCACGTCGGCTACGTGCCGCAGCGGGCGTTCCTCTTCTCCGGCACGGTGGCGAGCAATCTGCGATTCGGTCGACCCGACGCCACCGACGCCGAGCTGTGGGAGGCGCTCGAGATCGCCCAGGCGGCCGGGTTCGTCCAGTCGATGCCGAACGGTCTCGACAGCCCCATCAACCAAGGCGGCACCAACGTCTCGGGCGGTCAACGGCAGCGCCTGTCGATCGCACGCGCACTCGTGGCCAATCCCGACATCTTCGTGTTCGACGACTCGTTCTCCGCCCTCGACCTCGCCACCGAGGCGAGGCTCAGAACCGCCCTGGCGCCACGCACCCGTGAAGCCGCCGTGATCGTCGTCGCCCAACGGGTGTCGACGATCGTCGGCGCCGATCAGATCCTCGTGCTCGAGGACGGACGGGTGGTCGGACTCGGACGCCACGACGAACTGCTCGAACACTGCCCCACGTACGCCGAGATCCTGGCGTCGCAGACCGGTGAGGAGGCCGCGGCGTGA
- a CDS encoding DoxX family protein — MGDAEAIDLALLVFRCGIGAVMLAHGINHIWGGGKIEGTAGWFGSMGMRPPLVQAWLASLTEIVGGALLVLGLLSPFGGAAVVGTMTVAFVINHRGNGFFIFRPGEGWEYVMTLGLTGMVLGAVGPGSWSLDDALDIRADLIGWTGLAISVGAGVGGAALLLATCWRPPAAPDG, encoded by the coding sequence ATGGGTGATGCTGAGGCGATCGATCTGGCGCTGCTGGTGTTCCGGTGTGGGATCGGGGCGGTCATGCTCGCCCACGGGATCAACCACATCTGGGGTGGCGGCAAGATCGAGGGCACGGCCGGGTGGTTCGGCTCGATGGGGATGCGGCCGCCGCTCGTGCAGGCCTGGCTCGCCAGCCTGACCGAGATCGTCGGCGGTGCGTTGCTCGTGCTCGGTCTGCTGTCCCCGTTCGGGGGCGCCGCCGTGGTGGGGACGATGACCGTCGCGTTCGTCATCAACCATCGCGGCAACGGGTTCTTCATCTTCCGTCCCGGCGAGGGCTGGGAGTACGTGATGACGCTCGGGCTCACCGGCATGGTGCTCGGTGCCGTCGGCCCGGGCTCGTGGTCGCTCGACGACGCGCTCGACATCCGGGCCGACCTGATCGGTTGGACCGGCCTCGCGATCTCCGTCGGCGCCGGCGTCGGTGGTGCCGCGCTGCTGCTGGCGACCTGCTGGCGGCCGCCCGCCGCGCCCGACGGCTGA
- a CDS encoding alpha-hydroxy acid oxidase, with protein sequence MNERRIPKPADFAELLRFKSPTLDRTAARLANAHTIADLRAIAKKVTPKAPFDYTDGAAEAELSLARARQAFDDVEFHPAILRDVSEIDTSVEVCGGASSHPFGIAPTGFTRMMHSAGERAGAAAAGAAGIPFSLSTVGTATPEDVIAANPHGRNFFQLYMWKDRDRSMDVLDRAAAAGFDVLLVTVDVPIGGARLRDRYNGLTIPPTLTAGTVLNAIPKVRWWTDFLTTEPLEFSTFKGFDGTVADLLDTMFDPTVDYEDLRWIKDRWPGPVVVKGVQTLADAKRCADLGVDGVLLSNHGGRQLDRAPVPFHLLPTVRRELPDDVEVWIDTGIMSGADVVAAVAQGAAFTLVGRAYLYGLMAGGRRGVDRAIEILTDEITRTMKLLGVSSLAELEPGHVSQLRRLLPIDPR encoded by the coding sequence ATGAACGAACGACGCATCCCCAAGCCCGCCGACTTCGCCGAGCTCTTGCGATTCAAGAGCCCGACGCTCGACCGCACTGCGGCTCGGCTCGCGAACGCTCACACGATCGCCGACCTCCGCGCGATCGCCAAGAAGGTCACGCCGAAGGCACCGTTCGACTACACCGACGGGGCGGCCGAGGCCGAGCTGTCGCTCGCGAGGGCCCGTCAGGCGTTCGACGACGTCGAGTTCCATCCGGCGATCCTGCGCGACGTCTCCGAGATCGACACGTCGGTCGAGGTGTGCGGCGGCGCGTCGTCGCACCCGTTCGGCATCGCACCAACCGGCTTCACCCGCATGATGCACTCGGCGGGGGAGCGGGCCGGCGCTGCGGCAGCCGGCGCTGCCGGCATCCCGTTCTCGTTGTCGACGGTCGGCACGGCGACCCCCGAGGACGTGATCGCTGCGAACCCGCACGGTCGCAACTTCTTCCAGCTGTATATGTGGAAAGACCGCGACCGCTCGATGGACGTGCTCGATCGGGCCGCGGCGGCCGGGTTCGACGTGCTCCTGGTGACCGTCGACGTGCCGATCGGCGGGGCACGCCTGCGCGACCGCTACAACGGTCTGACGATCCCGCCGACGCTGACCGCCGGCACGGTGCTCAACGCGATCCCGAAGGTGCGGTGGTGGACCGACTTCCTCACCACCGAGCCGCTCGAGTTCTCGACGTTCAAGGGGTTCGACGGCACCGTCGCCGACCTGCTCGACACCATGTTCGACCCGACGGTCGACTACGAAGACCTCCGCTGGATCAAGGACCGTTGGCCCGGACCGGTGGTCGTGAAGGGCGTCCAGACGTTGGCCGACGCAAAGCGGTGTGCCGATCTCGGTGTCGACGGCGTGTTGCTCTCGAACCACGGCGGTCGACAACTCGACCGGGCTCCGGTGCCGTTCCACCTGCTGCCGACCGTTCGGCGAGAGCTCCCCGACGACGTCGAGGTCTGGATCGACACCGGGATCATGTCCGGTGCCGACGTCGTCGCCGCCGTCGCCCAGGGCGCGGCGTTCACGCTCGTCGGGCGTGCCTACCTGTACGGCCTGATGGCCGGCGGGCGTCGAGGTGTCGATCGGGCGATTGAGATCCTCACCGACGAGATCACCCGCACGATGAAACTGCTGGGCGTCTCGAGCCTCGCCGAACTCGAACCAGGGCACGTCAGCCAGCTCCGCCGTCTGCTCCCGATCGACCCACGCTGA